One Osmerus eperlanus chromosome 16, fOsmEpe2.1, whole genome shotgun sequence DNA segment encodes these proteins:
- the slc25a42 gene encoding LOW QUALITY PROTEIN: mitochondrial coenzyme A transporter SLC25A42 (The sequence of the model RefSeq protein was modified relative to this genomic sequence to represent the inferred CDS: inserted 1 base in 1 codon) has protein sequence MGNGVQEEQAALTQEERLPLASSGQSETRTVLNSLLSGALAGAVAKTVVAPLDRTKIIFQVSSARFSAKEAYRLIYRTYLQDGFLSLWRGNSATMVRVIPYAAIQFCAHEQYKRLLGGYYGFQGKVLPPLPRLLAGSMAGTTAAMLTYPLDMVRARMAVTPKEMYSNILHVFVRISQEEGLKTLYRGFTPTILGVVPYAGLSFYTYETLKKLHAERTGRSQPHSYERLAFGACAGLLGQSASYPXDVVRRRMQTAGVTGHSYGSVVGTMRDIVAEEGVVRGLYKGLSMNWVKGPVAVGISFTTFDMTQILLRKLHQLGYTAR, from the exons ATGGGGAATGGAGTCCAGGAGGAACAGGCGGCACTCACGCAGGAAGAGAGGCTGCCACTGGCCTCCTCCGGCCAATCAGAG actcGCACGGTGCTGAACTCCCTGTTGTCGGGGGCGCTGGCTGGTGCTGTTGCCAAGACAGTCGTAGCTCCTCTGGACAGAACCAAGATCATCTTCCAAG TGTCCTCAGCCAGATTCTCTGCCAAG GAGGCGTACAGGCTGATCTACAGGACCTACCTCCAGGATGGCTTCCTCAGCCTGTGGAGGGGCAACTCTGCCACCATGGTGCGGGTCATCCCCTACGCCGCCATCCAGTTCTGCGCCCACGAACAGTACAAGAGGCTGCTGGGGGGGTACTACGGCTTCCAAGGGAA AGTCCTGCCGCCGTTGCCTAGGTTACTGGCGGGGTCCATGGCGGGCACCACAGCGGCCATGCTGACCTACCCCCTGGACATGGTCCGAGCCAGGATGGCCGTCACACCCAAGGAGAT GTACAGTAACATCCTGCATGTGTTCGTGCGGATCTCCCAGGAAGAGGGGCTGAAGACTCTGTACCGGGGGTtcacccccaccatcctggGCGTGGTCCCCTATGCCGGCCTCAGCTTCTACACCTACGAGACCCTCAAGAAGCTGCACGCAG agcGGACCGGTCGCTCCCAGCCGCACTCCTACGAGCGCCTCGCCTTCGGAGCCTGCGCCGGACTCCTCGGCCAATCAGCTTCCTACC CTGACGTGGTTCGGCGGCGCATGCAGACGGCGGGCGTGACGGGCCACTCCTACGGCAGCGTGGTGGGCACCATGAGGGACATCGTGGCCGAGGAGGGCGTGGTCAGGGGCCTGTACAAGGGCCTCAGCATGAACTGGGTGAAGGGCCCCGTCGCCGTGGGGATCAGCTTCACGACCTTTGACATGACCCAGATCCTGCTGAGGAAACTGCATCAGCTAGGATACACGGCCcgctag
- the armc6 gene encoding armadillo repeat-containing protein 6, which yields MALRRITQETFDAVVKENIEEFDMSPDEALREAVEQFQSQGVDLSCIVQAVPTAVSDEQDEQAHEVLQALESLQIAQTSSGPSDTRVNEELQRFTHQCSLGFAQRHLAAQKQAYPVILSTCRASLGGSGPLLTSLTALASLMDGQPDLLDPEGRELLVRVLAAHRDDPDVTCVAVRAVRLCCLKHEQNRQDLVKAGVLALLVDALAQHAARASLVREACLALRVMTFDDDIRVTFGNAHEHAKMIVLEHGGLKVLIEAAKAHPENTLVLSELCATLSRLAVRNEFCQDICDLGGLKFMMSLLAEGMDSQELVRQLLSALRAIAGNDDVKDAIVNAGGVELIVIAMNRHITNAQVCDQGCASLSVLALRKPSNCGVIMDEGGAMAALQAMKTHPQDVNVQKQACMLLRNMVARMQKLTQPILEMGAEALISQALATHQDCHDVGRAALRDLGCQVELRELWTGKKGSLTN from the exons ATGGCGCTACGCCGGATAACCCAAGAAACCTTCGATGCGGTTGTCAAGGAAAACATTGAGGAGTTCGACATGAGCCCCGACGAGGCACTGCGGGAAGCAGTGGAACAATTTCAGTCTCAAG GTGTGGACCTGAGCTGTATAGTTCAGGCTGTACCGACAGCCGTGTCTGATGAGCAAGACGAACAAGCTCACGAGGTCCTACAG GCCCTGGAGTCTCTCCAGATAGCCCAGACCTCCAGCGGGCCTTCGGACACCCGCGTCAACGAGGAGCTACAACGCTTCACCCACCAATGTTCGCTCGGCTTCGCCCAGAGACACCTGGCGGCCCAGAAGCAAGCCTACCCCGTCATCCTCTCCACCTGCCGGGCCTCTCTGGGGGGATCGGGGCCCCTGCTGACCTCCCTGACTGCTCTGGCCTCGCTGATGGACGGACAGCCCGACCTGCTGGACCCAGAGGGCCGCGAGCTCCTGGTGAGGGTGCTGGCCGCGCACAGAGACGACCCCGACGTGACGTGCGTGGCCGTGCGCGCCGTGCGGCTCTGCTGCCTGAAGCACGAGCAGAACCGTCAGGACCTGGTGAAGGCCGGCGTGCTGGCGCTGCTGGTCGACGCCCTGGCACAGCACGCGGCGAGAGCCAGCCTGGTCAGGGAGGCGTGTCTGGCGCTGAGGGTCATGACCTTCGACGACGACATCAGGGTCACGTTCGGGAACGCTCACGAGCACGCCAAGATGATCGTTCTGGAACACGGCGGGCTGAAGGTGCTCATCGAGGCGGCGAAAG ccCACCCTGAAAACACGTTGGTGCTGAGCGAGTTGTGTGCCACCCTGTCCCGCCTGGCCGTGAGGAACGAGTTCTGTCAGGACATCTGTGACCTCGGGGGGTTGAAGTTCATGATGAGCCTGCTGGCAGAGGGCATGGATTCCCAG GAGCTGGTCCGCCAGCTGCTGAGTGCTCTGAGGGCCATAGCGGGGAACGATGACGTGAAGGACGCCATCGTGAACGCCGGCGGCGTGGAGCTCATCGTCATCGCCATGAACAGACACATTACTAACGCACAG gtgtgtgaccAGGGCTGCGCCTCGCTTAGCGTGCTGGCGCTCCGGAAACCCAGCAACTGCGGAGTCATCATGGACGAGGGCGGGGCCATGGCTGCCCTGCAGGCCATGAAGACACACCCCCAGGACGTCAACGTGCAG AAACAGGCGTGCATGCTGCTGAGGAACATGGTGGCCCGCATGCAGAAGCTCACCCAGCCCATCCTGGAGATGGGAGCGGAGGCCCTGATCAGCCAGGCGCTGGCGACCCACCAGGACTGCCACGACGTGGGCCGCGCCGCCCTGCGGGACCTGGGCTGCCAGGTGGAGCTCCGGGAGCTGTGGACTGGAAAGAAGGGGAGCCTCACCAACTGA